A portion of the Kineosporia corallincola genome contains these proteins:
- a CDS encoding extracellular solute-binding protein — translation MNRRTQALTVGLTGLALTLAACGGGTGGGDAEGDSGKVDSIKLVAAEYSDETAGFWQSFAKTYEEKTGIKLEVQVVSWDDIDQQSSTMIQNGNPPDILNLNAYASYAQDDLLYSADDVLSDSVKSDLLPNFVTSGTYEGKLYGMPDLSSARALFYNKKLFEDAGIDAAPTTWDEFAADAKKIADLGDGTAGYAEPLGPEEAQAEFSIWMFNNGGNWKTDGRWTINSAENVETLSFLKKLADDGLTQNNPGKTNRTDGAFADFAAGKAGMVVGFSPLAATLDEAGKVDYGVAPMPTNNGDEPKSYGVTDYLMAFKKDGNADAIKAFYDLYYQPDQVNTFIENEGFLPVTTSGVEKFSSNEDLKVYLDTLTGVQLTPTDDPKWDTVKLAVQQEIGAAVGPDGDPKAVLDDLQEQAESGS, via the coding sequence ATGAACAGACGAACCCAGGCCCTCACGGTCGGACTCACCGGCCTGGCGCTCACGCTCGCCGCCTGCGGCGGCGGCACCGGAGGCGGCGACGCGGAGGGTGACAGCGGCAAGGTCGACTCGATCAAGCTGGTCGCCGCCGAGTACTCGGACGAGACAGCCGGTTTCTGGCAGAGTTTCGCCAAGACCTACGAGGAGAAGACCGGGATCAAGCTCGAGGTCCAGGTGGTCAGCTGGGACGACATCGACCAGCAGAGCAGCACGATGATCCAGAACGGCAACCCGCCGGACATCCTGAACCTCAACGCCTACGCCAGTTACGCGCAGGACGACCTGCTGTACAGCGCCGACGACGTGCTGTCCGACAGCGTGAAGTCCGACCTGCTGCCGAACTTCGTCACCAGTGGCACCTACGAGGGCAAGCTCTACGGCATGCCCGACCTGTCCTCGGCCCGCGCCCTGTTCTACAACAAGAAGCTGTTCGAGGACGCCGGGATCGACGCCGCGCCGACCACCTGGGACGAGTTCGCCGCCGACGCCAAGAAGATCGCCGATCTGGGCGACGGCACAGCCGGTTACGCCGAGCCGCTCGGCCCGGAGGAGGCCCAGGCCGAGTTCTCGATCTGGATGTTCAACAACGGCGGCAACTGGAAGACCGACGGCCGATGGACGATCAACTCGGCCGAGAACGTCGAGACCCTGTCGTTCCTGAAGAAGCTCGCCGATGACGGCCTGACCCAGAACAACCCGGGCAAGACCAACCGCACCGACGGCGCCTTCGCCGACTTCGCGGCCGGAAAAGCCGGTATGGTCGTGGGCTTCTCGCCGCTGGCGGCCACTCTCGACGAAGCCGGCAAGGTCGACTACGGCGTGGCCCCGATGCCGACCAACAACGGCGACGAGCCCAAGTCGTACGGCGTCACCGACTACCTGATGGCGTTCAAGAAAGACGGCAACGCCGACGCGATCAAGGCCTTCTACGACCTGTACTACCAGCCCGACCAGGTGAACACGTTCATCGAGAACGAGGGCTTCCTGCCCGTCACCACCTCCGGCGTGGAGAAGTTCAGCTCGAACGAGGACCTGAAGGTCTACCTCGACACCCTGACCGGCGTGCAGCTGACGCCGACCGACGACCCGAAGTGGGACACCGTCAAACTGGCCGTGCAGCAGGAGATCGGCGCCG
- the zwf gene encoding glucose-6-phosphate dehydrogenase, giving the protein MSDLAPQTISYPAPGSRPSRKGEETLAPHVIVLFGATGDLARRKLLPGMAHLAASALAPDIHVVGTSLEDMSDDAFRAFAQAATEEFGSHKLTPEQWDTFAKNLCYVPQSAGPEALAAAVAEAESKLGPDARRLHYLSVPPKAALAVITMLRDAKLVEKSRVVMEKPFGTDLTSAIILNDQVHETFRESQIFRIDHFLGKEAAQNILAFRFANGLFEPIWNRNFIDHVQIDIPETLGLGGRANFYESTGAYKDMVVTHLFQVMAFVAMEPPTALEPRAISEEKNKVFRSMLPIDPRDVVRGQYSGYRGEEGVARDSDTETFIALRAGIDNWRWAGVPFYLRTGKRLAEGARIISIAFKEAPKSMFPQGSGVGAAGPDHLTFDLADASKVSLSFYGKRPGPGMKLDKLSMQFSTQETERAGDVLEAYERLILDAMRGDHTLFTTAEGIESLWERSIPLLEDPPPVKPYPAGTWGPNAIHQLIAPHAWRLPFERAWREHR; this is encoded by the coding sequence GTGTCCGATCTAGCACCCCAGACGATTTCCTACCCGGCCCCCGGGTCACGGCCGTCGCGGAAGGGTGAGGAGACTCTCGCCCCACACGTGATCGTGCTGTTCGGGGCGACCGGCGACCTCGCCCGCCGCAAGCTGCTGCCCGGCATGGCACACCTTGCCGCCTCCGCCCTGGCTCCGGACATCCACGTGGTCGGCACCTCGCTCGAGGACATGAGCGACGACGCCTTCCGCGCCTTCGCCCAGGCCGCCACCGAAGAGTTCGGTTCCCACAAGCTCACGCCCGAGCAGTGGGACACCTTCGCGAAGAACCTCTGCTACGTGCCGCAGTCCGCCGGTCCCGAGGCGCTCGCCGCCGCGGTGGCCGAGGCCGAGTCCAAGCTCGGCCCGGACGCGCGCCGCCTGCACTACCTGAGCGTGCCGCCCAAGGCCGCCCTGGCCGTCATCACCATGCTGCGCGACGCGAAGCTGGTGGAGAAGTCCCGGGTGGTGATGGAGAAGCCGTTCGGCACCGACCTGACGTCGGCCATCATCCTCAACGACCAGGTGCACGAGACGTTCCGGGAGAGCCAGATCTTCCGGATCGACCACTTCCTGGGCAAGGAGGCGGCGCAGAACATCCTGGCGTTCCGTTTCGCCAACGGCCTGTTCGAGCCGATCTGGAACCGCAACTTCATCGATCACGTCCAGATCGACATCCCGGAGACGCTCGGCCTGGGCGGCCGCGCCAACTTCTACGAGAGCACCGGCGCCTACAAGGACATGGTGGTCACCCACCTGTTCCAGGTGATGGCGTTCGTCGCGATGGAGCCCCCCACGGCGCTGGAGCCGCGGGCCATCAGCGAGGAGAAGAACAAGGTCTTCCGCTCGATGCTGCCGATCGACCCGCGCGACGTGGTGCGTGGTCAGTACAGCGGCTACCGCGGTGAGGAGGGCGTGGCCCGCGACTCCGACACCGAGACGTTCATCGCGCTGCGGGCCGGCATCGACAACTGGCGCTGGGCCGGCGTGCCCTTCTACCTGCGCACCGGCAAGCGGCTGGCCGAGGGCGCGCGGATCATCTCGATCGCCTTCAAGGAGGCGCCGAAGTCGATGTTCCCGCAGGGTTCCGGGGTCGGCGCGGCCGGTCCGGACCACCTCACCTTCGACCTGGCCGACGCCTCCAAGGTGTCGCTGTCGTTCTACGGCAAGCGGCCCGGCCCGGGCATGAAGCTCGACAAGCTGTCCATGCAGTTCTCCACCCAGGAGACCGAGCGGGCCGGTGACGTGCTGGAGGCCTACGAGCGGCTGATCCTCGACGCGATGCGCGGCGACCACACGCTGTTCACCACCGCCGAGGGCATCGAGAGTCTCTGGGAGCGGTCCATCCCGCTGCTCGAAGACCCGCCGCCGGTCAAGCCGTACCCGGCCGGCACCTGGGGCCCGAACGCGATCCACCAGCTCATCGCCCCGCACGCCTGGCGTCTGCCGTTCGAGCGGGCCTGGCGCGAGCACCGGTAA